One window of the Populus nigra chromosome 4, ddPopNigr1.1, whole genome shotgun sequence genome contains the following:
- the LOC133691133 gene encoding tRNA(His) guanylyltransferase 1-like isoform X2, producing MANSKYEYVKSFEVEDEIMFPNLIVVRIGDRHFQRLLGCSFVFKQTTKFYQRRASKVVSIIVSFFTSVYVTKWKEFFPEKELKYPPSFHARPIVCASLEVLQEYLAWRQQHCHITNQYNTCLWELVKSGKTEKEALEILKGTQKQERNELLFQHFGINYRTLPQMFRQGSCVLRTEVEDIVKYSENGTPIKRMRRDTTTVHSKNIAGRSFWNEHQSLLKELGGFTKDVGKINSDYIRSFLFESKLMASTWIVIRIDGCHFHRFSEVHDFEKPNDEQALNLMNSCAVAVLQEFADVVFSYGVSDEYSFVLKKDSQFCQRKASNIVSIMVSFFTSMYVMNWKAFFPQKELKYCPAFDGRAVCYPSTEILRDYLAWRQVDCHINNQYNTCFWMLVKSGKSKSEAQRTLKGTQAQEKKEMLAWFGIDDYNALPVMFRQGSSVFRDGMAPNENRAAGKKPCYKVIVEHCNIIEQSFWEEHPGILG from the exons ATGGCAAACAGCAAATACGAGTATGTCAAGTCTTTCGAGGTTGAAGATGAAATCATGTTCCCTAATCTCATCGTTGTCCGAATTGGAGACCGCCATTTTCAAAG ATTGTTGGGGTGCAGTTTTGTTTTCAAGCAGACGACTAAGTTCTACCAGAGACGAGCCAG CAAAGTGGTTTCCATCATCGTATCTTTCTTCACTTCCGTGTATGTCACAAAATGGAAAGAATTCTTCCCTGAGAAAGAATTGAAATACCCTCCTTCATTTCATGCCAGGCCGATTGTCTGTGCATCCCTAGAGGTTCTACAAGAATATCTTGCGTGGAGACAACAGCATT GCCATATTACCAACCAGTATAACACTTGTCTTTGGGAGCTTGTTAAAAGTGGCAAGACTGAAAAGGAAGCGCTTGAAATTTTGAAG GGTACTCAGAAACAAGAGCGAAATGAGCTTCTCTTTCAACATTTTGGTATCAACTACAGAACTCTTCCTCAGATGTTTCGTCAGGGTTCTTGTGTTCTCAGGACAGAG GTAGAAGATATTGTGAAGTACAGTGAGAATGGAACTcctattaaaagaatgaggaggGATACAACAACAGTCCATTCAAAGAATATTGCTGGGAGAAGTTTTTGGAATGAGCACCAAAGTCTTCTTAAAGAGCTGGGTGGTTTTACTAAGGATGTTGGCAAAATTAACTCAGATTACATTAGGTCTTTCCTTTTTGAAAGCAAATTGATGGCATCCACTTGGATTGTCATTAGAATTGATGGATGCCATTTTCACAG ATTTTCTGAAGTTCATGACTTTGAGAAGCCAAATGATGAGCAAGCTCTGAACCTTATGAATTCATGTGCAGTGGCTGTTCTACAAGAATTTGCAgatgttgttttttcttatggtgtcAGTGATGAGTACAG CTTTGTGTTGAAGAAGGATTCTCAGTTTTGCCAAAGGAAAGCAAG CAACATCGTGTCTATTATGGTATCATTCTTCACTTCAATGTATGTGATGAATTGGAAAGCATTCTTCCCCCAGAAAGAGTTGAAATATTGTCCGGCTTTTGATGGAAGGGCTGTATGCTATCCATCAACTGAGATTCTACGAGATTACCTGGCATGGAGACAAGTTGATT GCCACATAAACAACCAGTACAATACTTGTTTCTGGATGCTTGTTAAGTCTGGAAAAAGCAAAAGTGAAGCTCAACGTACTTTGAAG GGAACTCAAGcacaagagaaaaaagaaatgcttGCTTGGTTTGGTATTGATGACTACAATGCATTACCAGTCATGTTTCGGCAGGGTTCTTCTGTTTTCCGG GATGGCATGGCCCCAAATGAAAACAGAGCAGCCGGTAAAAAACCTTGTTACAAAGTAATTGTAGAACATTGTAATATAATTGAGCAGAGCTTTTGGGAAGAACACCCAGGCATCCTTGGATAG
- the LOC133691133 gene encoding tRNA(His) guanylyltransferase 1-like isoform X1, which yields MANSKYEYVKSFEVEDEIMFPNLIVVRIGDRHFQRFSEVHEFEKPNDEKALKLMSLCATLVLQEYPDIVFSFGFSDEYSFVFKQTTKFYQRRASKVVSIIVSFFTSVYVTKWKEFFPEKELKYPPSFHARPIVCASLEVLQEYLAWRQQHCHITNQYNTCLWELVKSGKTEKEALEILKGTQKQERNELLFQHFGINYRTLPQMFRQGSCVLRTEVEDIVKYSENGTPIKRMRRDTTTVHSKNIAGRSFWNEHQSLLKELGGFTKDVGKINSDYIRSFLFESKLMASTWIVIRIDGCHFHRFSEVHDFEKPNDEQALNLMNSCAVAVLQEFADVVFSYGVSDEYSFVLKKDSQFCQRKASNIVSIMVSFFTSMYVMNWKAFFPQKELKYCPAFDGRAVCYPSTEILRDYLAWRQVDCHINNQYNTCFWMLVKSGKSKSEAQRTLKGTQAQEKKEMLAWFGIDDYNALPVMFRQGSSVFRDGMAPNENRAAGKKPCYKVIVEHCNIIEQSFWEEHPGILG from the exons ATGGCAAACAGCAAATACGAGTATGTCAAGTCTTTCGAGGTTGAAGATGAAATCATGTTCCCTAATCTCATCGTTGTCCGAATTGGAGACCGCCATTTTCAAAG ATTCAGTGAAGTTCACGAATTCGAGAAGCCAAACGATGAGAAAGCTCTGAAATTGATGAGCTTATGTGCTACTCTGGTTTTACAAGAATACCCTGATATTGTCTTCTCTTTTGGCTTCAGTGATGAATATAG TTTTGTTTTCAAGCAGACGACTAAGTTCTACCAGAGACGAGCCAG CAAAGTGGTTTCCATCATCGTATCTTTCTTCACTTCCGTGTATGTCACAAAATGGAAAGAATTCTTCCCTGAGAAAGAATTGAAATACCCTCCTTCATTTCATGCCAGGCCGATTGTCTGTGCATCCCTAGAGGTTCTACAAGAATATCTTGCGTGGAGACAACAGCATT GCCATATTACCAACCAGTATAACACTTGTCTTTGGGAGCTTGTTAAAAGTGGCAAGACTGAAAAGGAAGCGCTTGAAATTTTGAAG GGTACTCAGAAACAAGAGCGAAATGAGCTTCTCTTTCAACATTTTGGTATCAACTACAGAACTCTTCCTCAGATGTTTCGTCAGGGTTCTTGTGTTCTCAGGACAGAG GTAGAAGATATTGTGAAGTACAGTGAGAATGGAACTcctattaaaagaatgaggaggGATACAACAACAGTCCATTCAAAGAATATTGCTGGGAGAAGTTTTTGGAATGAGCACCAAAGTCTTCTTAAAGAGCTGGGTGGTTTTACTAAGGATGTTGGCAAAATTAACTCAGATTACATTAGGTCTTTCCTTTTTGAAAGCAAATTGATGGCATCCACTTGGATTGTCATTAGAATTGATGGATGCCATTTTCACAG ATTTTCTGAAGTTCATGACTTTGAGAAGCCAAATGATGAGCAAGCTCTGAACCTTATGAATTCATGTGCAGTGGCTGTTCTACAAGAATTTGCAgatgttgttttttcttatggtgtcAGTGATGAGTACAG CTTTGTGTTGAAGAAGGATTCTCAGTTTTGCCAAAGGAAAGCAAG CAACATCGTGTCTATTATGGTATCATTCTTCACTTCAATGTATGTGATGAATTGGAAAGCATTCTTCCCCCAGAAAGAGTTGAAATATTGTCCGGCTTTTGATGGAAGGGCTGTATGCTATCCATCAACTGAGATTCTACGAGATTACCTGGCATGGAGACAAGTTGATT GCCACATAAACAACCAGTACAATACTTGTTTCTGGATGCTTGTTAAGTCTGGAAAAAGCAAAAGTGAAGCTCAACGTACTTTGAAG GGAACTCAAGcacaagagaaaaaagaaatgcttGCTTGGTTTGGTATTGATGACTACAATGCATTACCAGTCATGTTTCGGCAGGGTTCTTCTGTTTTCCGG GATGGCATGGCCCCAAATGAAAACAGAGCAGCCGGTAAAAAACCTTGTTACAAAGTAATTGTAGAACATTGTAATATAATTGAGCAGAGCTTTTGGGAAGAACACCCAGGCATCCTTGGATAG
- the LOC133690609 gene encoding uncharacterized protein At1g05835: MKMQKQQAFTFLLLTVSLTFPSLIHSLGAKCATNAPSVQQTQVGNGNPPRFMVEVQNNCPMCPVINIHLKCGSFPQALVNPRLLKVVAPDDCVVNGGLPLSPLQRFSFNYSHQKYLMHPSSWSFQCE, encoded by the exons ATGAAGATGCAGAAGCAACAAGCTTTCACCTTCCTTCTCCTTACAGTATCTCTCACATTTCCCTCTCTGATCCACA GTTTGGGGGCTAAATGTGCAACCAACGCTCCAAGTGTCCAACAGACTCAAGTGGGGAATGGTAATCCTCCAAGATTTATGGTTGAAGTGCAAAACAACTGCCCTATGTGCCCAGTTATCAACATCCACTTGAAATGTGGAAGCTTTCCTCAAGCTCTCGTCAACCCTAGGTTGCTCAAAGTGGTAGCCCCAGATGACTGTGTCGTTAATGGAGGCTTGCCACTCTCACCCCTACAAAGATTTTCCTTCAATTACTCCCATCAGAAGTATCTCATGCACCCATCTTCTTGGTCCTTCCAGTGCGAGTAA
- the LOC133691672 gene encoding amino acid transporter AVT1H-like, whose amino-acid sequence MWNQIQKSIGKLPCPEADSLHRQSIQVETERVQGEKLALQCMGCDACVENKGCMCDHSTQDLKSVVHEADVEDHTEANSSFAHSVINMIGMLIGLGQLSAPYALENGGWASAFLLVGLGVICAYTSLLLGKCLEKSPRSRSYADIGQHAFGSRGRVLATTFIDLEIFMTLVSFTISLHDNLKTVFAGTQLRLPLWTKLSTSQLLTMIGVLIAVPSLWLTDLSSISFLSFGGILMSIIIFTSVAYIAIFQVVKVNHSIPVLHLHKIPAISGLYIFCYAGHIVFPNLYKSMKDPSKFTKVSIVSFASVIALYTSLAFTGAKLFGPEVSSQITLSMPRHLIITKIALWATVITPMTKYALMFAPFSVQIEHSLPDSFSSRTKTIIRGAVGSFLLLIILIIALSVPYFEHVLSLTGSLVSFSICIVFPCASYIKISSAQLSKFSLILNATLLAFGLLLGVAGTISSSKSIFTSLKRDHSA is encoded by the exons ATGTGGAACCAGATACAGAAGTCCATTGGGAAATTACCCTGCCCAGAAGCAGACAGTCTCCATCGTCAGAGTATTCAAGTTGAGACTGAGAGAGTTCAAGGTGAGAAACTGGCTCTGCAGTGCATGGGCTGCGATGCTTGTGTAGAGAATAAAGGGTGCATGTGTGATCACAGCACCCAAGATTTAAAGAGTGTTGTACATGAAGCAGATGTTGAGGATCATACCGAGGCTAATAGTTCCTTTGCGCATTCTGTCATCAACATGATTGGAATGCTCATAG GGCTTGGGCAGTTATCTGCTCCATATGCTTTAGAAAATGGAGGATGGGCTTCTGCATTCTTGCTGGTTGGATTAGGTGTAATATGTGCATATACATCCCTTCTGCTTGGAAAATGCCTTGAAAAGAGTCCCAGATCAAGGAGCTATGCTGATATTGGACAGCATGCATTTGGTTCCAGAGGAAGAGTTTTGGCTACGACCTTCATTGATTTGGAGATTTTCATGACCCTAGTATCCTTTACCATATCACTGCATGACAACCTTAAAACAGTATTTGCAGGGACACAACTTAGGCTACCATTATGGACCAAATTATCTACATCTCAGTTACTAACCATGATCGGGGTGCTGATAGCAGTTCCTAGTCTGTGGCTGACAGATCTCTCTTCCATATCTTTCCTTTCATTCGGCGGCATTCTCATGTCCATTATCATTTTCACTTCTGTGGCATACATCGCCATCTTCCAAGTTGTTAAGGTTAATCATAGTATACCTGTTCTCCACCTCCATAAGATTCCTGCCATATCTGGCCTTTACATCTTCTGTTATGCTGGCCACATCGTGTTTCCCAACTTGTATAAATCCATGAAGGATCCATCTAAGTTTACCAAG GTGTCTATAGTGAGCTTCGCTTCGGTGATAGCACTTTACACATCATTAGCATTCACGGGAGCCAAATTATTCGGCCCTGAAGTAAGCTCTCAAATAACCCTAAGCATGCCTCGACATCTTATCATTACAAAGATTGCACTATGGGCAACCGTGATAACACCCATGACCAAATATGCCCTTATGTTTGCGCCCTTCTCCGTCCAGATAGAACACAGCCTTCCTGATTCTTTTAGTTCCAGGACCAAGACAATTATAAGAGGCGCTGTGGGCTCATTCCTGCTACTAATAATACTAATTATAGCACTTTCCGTTCCATATTTTGAGCATGTCCTCAGCCTTACAGGCTCCCTTGTGAGTTTCAGCATTTGCATAGTTTTCCCATGTGCCTCCTATATCAAGATTTCATCGGCTCAATTATCTAAGTTTTCCCTGATCCTAAATGCGACCCTTCTTGCATTTGGGCTACTTCTTGGGGTCGCTGGGACCATATCCTCTTCAAAGTCGATCTTTACAAGTCTAAAAAGAGATCACTCAGCCTGA